In the Mycolicibacter minnesotensis genome, ATACGGAACCGGCCGATGGGTGGCCTCGTCGCGGGCCACACCGACAAAGCCGACATGAGCCTCGGGAATCAGGGCATGTGCGGCGTCGACCATACCCAGCCCAGCGCGCAGTACCGGTACCAGCAACGGTGGCCGGGCGAGCCGCGCCCCGACGGTGTCGGTCAGCGGGGTGCGCACAGCGATCTCCACGCGGGCCGCATCACGGGTGGCTTCATAGACCAGCATCCAGGTCAGGTCGCGCAACGCCGACCGAAACACCGCGTTATCACTGCGCTCGTCACGCAACGTGGCCAATCGCGCTGCAGCCAGCGGGTGATCGAGGACGCAGACATCCACGCCTGGGACCCTACGGGTCATGCGCCGAGGAAGTTGAGGATCTCAAAGACCACCCCACCCATCTCCAGCATCGGCGCAAGCGAG is a window encoding:
- the upp gene encoding uracil phosphoribosyltransferase, translating into MDVCVLDHPLAAARLATLRDERSDNAVFRSALRDLTWMLVYEATRDAARVEIAVRTPLTDTVGARLARPPLLVPVLRAGLGMVDAAHALIPEAHVGFVGVARDEATHRPVPYLASLPADLNATPVMVLDPMLATGGSLVHTLGLLCERGATDITVLCVVAAPEGVAALGQAAPGVRLITATVDEGLNEDAYIVPGLGDAGDRQFGPR